In Verrucomicrobiota bacterium, the genomic window ACGAAGTGGCTCGCGCCGATTCCCGGCATCGTGCACTTCCACGTGGGCAGGATGGCGCCAAGCCACCGGCCCGTGGTGGAGCAGAGCTACCAGGTGGCGCTGAACGTGGTCTTCACCGACCCGCAGGCGCAGGACGTTTACCAAGTGCACCCGCTGCACATGGAGTTTGTGGAGAAGGCCTTCAAGCCGAACTGCACGAAGGTGGTGGTCTACGACTTCGAGTAGCGGAACGCCGGACGCCGCCCGGCGCCTCGGAATCACGTCGAGACCGCGCAATACCCATCCTGCGCCGGTGTAGTGTCCGGCCTGTGGCCGGACTTTCCGGGGAATCTGGCATGGTCCGTCGAGGCGCAGCCTCGACGCTGCACGTTTTGCGGAGGTCTCACTTCATCGCCGCGACGGCTTCGTCCGTCGATTCACCCAGCACGGCGAGCCCTTCCTCCAGCGCGTCGCGTGTGATCGTGAGCGGCGGCGAAATCTTCACGGTCTGCCCCCACGCGCCGACGGGCGCGAACAGCAGCAATCCCTTCCACACGCAGCGCCCGATGATCGCGTGCGCGAGGTCGTGGTCGGGTTCCTTGCGGCCACGCTTCACGGTTTGGAGGCCGGCAACGAGTCCGCGCGCGGAGACGTGCCCGACGACTTCGGCGTGACGCGACTGAATCGCGCGGAGGCCCGCGAGCAGAACCGGCCCGAGTGCGGCGGCGTTCTCGGTGAGCTTCTGCTCGAGAATTTTCTTCACGCTCGCCATCGCCGCGGCGCAGCAGACGGGGTTGCCCGTGTGCGTGCTGGTCATCGAGCCGGGCGGGAATTGGTCCATGATGGACTCCCGCCCGATGACGGCTGAAAGCGGAAGCGAGCTGCTGATGCCCTTGCCGCAGCAGATGAGGTCGGGCGTGACGCCGTAATGCTCGAAGCCCCAAAACCGCCCCGTGCGCCCGAAGCCCGCCTGGACTTCGTCGAACACGAGCACGACGCCGTGGGCACGGCACCAATCCGCGAGGCGGCGGATATACTCAACCGGGGCGAAATCCGGCCCGACACCCTGATACGTCTCCATCATCACGCCGGCGATGTTCTCAGCCTGAAGCCCGGCGCGGTCGAGCGTTTCGAGAAAGCCCTCGAACCGCGTGTCCTCGGTCCAGTAGCCGTCGGGAAACGGCATGTTCACGATGGCCGGGTCGAGGTTCACGATCCATGACTTCTGCCCCGCCATGCCGCCGGCCTGTTGCGCGCCAAGCGTGCGGCCGTGGAAGCCCCGCTCGAAGCCGACGATGCCGATTTTTTTCTTGCCGCCGGCTTTCAACCCGTGCGCACGGCTGAGCTTGATGGCGCACTCGGTCGCCTCGGAGCCGGTCGTGAGCAGGAACACCTTCCGCAACCCCTCCGGCGCGAGGCCGGCAAGCGTCTCGGCGAGTTGCGCGCGCTCCTCGCTGGGGAAACAGTAGTTGTGCAGAAGGCCCGTGTTGACCTGGTCCACGATGGCTTCGCGCACCTCGGCCGCGCCGTGGCCGGCGTTGGTCACAAGCACGCCGCTCGACCAGTCGAGCCAGCGGTTGCCGTGCTTGTCGAAGACGTAAACATCCTCCGCGCGGTCCCACACGATCGGCGGCTGGCCGCGCATGGATTGCGGCTCGAAGCGGCGGAGTTTCTCAAGCGTTGCGACGGAGTCCGGGTGCGGCAGGGGCGTGACGATGCGGCGGTGGCGGGTTTCCACGCGCGGAACGTCGCGCGGGATGGTGCTGAATTCCTTGCCCATGGTTTGGTGCGGTCACGGCGCGACGGTCTCGACGTATTTGAACTTGCCGTCCTTGACGGTGAGGATGACAGCGGGCTTGGTTGCGTTGCGTTTGGCGTCGAGCGTGATGGTGCCGGCCACGCCCGCGTGGTCCCTGGTGGCGGCGAGCGCCTCGCGCAGCTTCGGCCCCTCGGTGGTGCCGGCCTTCTTGATCGCCGCGGCGAGCACCATCGCCGAATCGTAGCCGAGCGCGGCCATCGCGTCGGGCAGTTCGCCATACTTGGCCTTGAACTTCGCGGCGAATTGTTTCACGAGCGGCACGTCCGCCTCGGGCGAGAAGTGCGTCGAGAAGTAAGTCCCCTCCGCGTCCTTGCCGCCGATCTCGATGAGCTTGGAGGATTCCCAGCCGTCGCCGCCAAAGATCGGCACCGTGAGGCCGAGTTGCTTCGCCTGCTTCACGATGAGTCCGACGTCGGTGTAATACCCGGTGATGAGGATGGCGTCCGGTCCCGCGGCCTTCACCGCCGTGAGCTGGCCCCTGAAATCCTTGTCCCCGCCGTTGTAAACCTGCTCGACGAGGACCTTGCCGCCCGCCGCGGTGAAGGGCGCCTTGAAGTCGCGCGTGAGCCCGACGCTGTAATCGGACTTCGTGTCCGTGAGGATCGCGACCTTCTCCGCCTTGAGCGTGCGCTGGGCAAAGTTCGCCAGCAGCTTGCCCTGGAACTCGTCCGTGAAGCAGACGCGGAAAATGTAGTCGCCCATTTCGGTGAGCTTCACGTTTGTGGACGACGGCGAGATCTGCGGAATCTTGTTCTGCTGGCAAATCGGCGCGGCCTCCATCGAGCGGGACGAGGCAACCTCGCCGAGAATGGCAACCACGCGGTCGCGCGAGATGAGTTTCTTGACGACCGTCGCCGGCTCGCCGGCCTTGGACTGCGTGTCTTCCGTGAGCAGCTTGAGTTTCTTGCCGAGCAAGCCGCCCGCGGCGTTGAGTTCCTCGATCGCAATCTCGGTGCCGTGATGCGACATCTGGCCGAACGTCGCCTCCTTGCCCGTCAGCGACGCGAATTCGCCGATCTTGATGACGTCGCCCGGTGCGGCAGGTTCGCCACTGCCGCCGCCTGTGCCAGGACCGGCGGGCTTGTTGCAGGAGGTCACGCCGAGCGCGAGCACGGCGCACGTGATTGGGACGATCCAAGACTGACGTGGCGATTTCATGGGGGGTCGATGTTGGCGTTTGACCGCAGAGACAAACCCGGCGGCGTCGGTGCGGGAAACTAGGCAAACGTCCCGCTGGATTCAACCCTCAAAGCGGGGCCGTGATTTGTCCGCCCGTTCCGCACGACCGGCGCCGCGAATCAAGCGGTCTCCTGCCGGAACCGCAGCGCGCTGAGCACGAACAACACGCTCCCGTGGCGCCGAAGGTGGCGAGGTGTTGCGCGAACTCCTGGAGGCTCGCGCGTCGCGACGAGGCACTCCTTGTAGAGGATGGCGGTGAAGCCGCGGAAGGGCGCCGGTGCGGTGTTCCTGGTTTCGGGATTGGCTTTCGCGTTCCGTGGGGGGAGCTGGGCGCTGATTCCCGCGCACCCTTGCCCGGGTTCGGGCGGGCGCTCCGGACGTCACGGGGCCACGATGTTGTTGCGCACCGCGTAGCGGACGAGTTCGCCCACGGAGTGAAAGCGCAGCTTGCGCATGATGTTGGTGCGGTGGGTCTCGACGGTCTTGACGCTGATGTTGAGCGCGCTGGCGACTTCCTTGTTGCTCTTGCCCTCGGCGAGCAATTGGACGATCTCGCGTTCGCGCGGCGTGAGGCGGCTGCCGATGTCGCTCGCTTCGACCGCTCCGAGTCCCTCGCGCAGGTTGCTTTCGGAGACCATCTGCGACACGCGTGTGGTGAAGAACGCCTGTTTGCGGCTCACGGCCTCGACGGCTTTCACGAGGTCGCGGCCGGCGTCGGACTTGAGGATGTAGCCGCGTGCGCCGGCCTTGAGGACTTCGTGCGCGATTTGCTCGGACTCGTGCATGGTGAGCACGAGCACTTCGGTGTCGGGATGCTGCTTGCGGATTTGCCGCGTCGCCTCGAGCCCGTTGAGGTCGGGCATGGTCACGTCCATGATGGCGACGTTGGGTTTGTGTTGCTTGACGCGTTCGAGCGCCATGCGGCCGTTGTTGGCCTCGGCGCACACCTCCCAGCCGGGCACGTCCTCGAGCAGGCTCTTCAACCCGCGCCGCACCACGTCGTGGTCATCTGCGATCAGGATCTTCAATGCGCTCATTTGACTTCTCCTTCAAGGGGCAGGACGACGGTGACGGTTGTCCCGCGGCTGTTGGATGTGATGTCGAGGTCACCGCCGAATTGTCGCACGCGCTCCCAGATGCCGGCGATGCCGACGCCGAGCCCGGAGATGTTGCCGTTCACG contains:
- a CDS encoding Dabb family protein translates to MFSHVVIFWTDPAKPDAADELIAGATKWLAPIPGIVHFHVGRMAPSHRPVVEQSYQVALNVVFTDPQAQDVYQVHPLHMEFVEKAFKPNCTKVVVYDFE
- a CDS encoding aspartate aminotransferase family protein gives rise to the protein MGKEFSTIPRDVPRVETRHRRIVTPLPHPDSVATLEKLRRFEPQSMRGQPPIVWDRAEDVYVFDKHGNRWLDWSSGVLVTNAGHGAAEVREAIVDQVNTGLLHNYCFPSEERAQLAETLAGLAPEGLRKVFLLTTGSEATECAIKLSRAHGLKAGGKKKIGIVGFERGFHGRTLGAQQAGGMAGQKSWIVNLDPAIVNMPFPDGYWTEDTRFEGFLETLDRAGLQAENIAGVMMETYQGVGPDFAPVEYIRRLADWCRAHGVVLVFDEVQAGFGRTGRFWGFEHYGVTPDLICCGKGISSSLPLSAVIGRESIMDQFPPGSMTSTHTGNPVCCAAAMASVKKILEQKLTENAAALGPVLLAGLRAIQSRHAEVVGHVSARGLVAGLQTVKRGRKEPDHDLAHAIIGRCVWKGLLLFAPVGAWGQTVKISPPLTITRDALEEGLAVLGESTDEAVAAMK
- a CDS encoding ABC transporter substrate-binding protein; its protein translation is MKSPRQSWIVPITCAVLALGVTSCNKPAGPGTGGGSGEPAAPGDVIKIGEFASLTGKEATFGQMSHHGTEIAIEELNAAGGLLGKKLKLLTEDTQSKAGEPATVVKKLISRDRVVAILGEVASSRSMEAAPICQQNKIPQISPSSTNVKLTEMGDYIFRVCFTDEFQGKLLANFAQRTLKAEKVAILTDTKSDYSVGLTRDFKAPFTAAGGKVLVEQVYNGGDKDFRGQLTAVKAAGPDAILITGYYTDVGLIVKQAKQLGLTVPIFGGDGWESSKLIEIGGKDAEGTYFSTHFSPEADVPLVKQFAAKFKAKYGELPDAMAALGYDSAMVLAAAIKKAGTTEGPKLREALAATRDHAGVAGTITLDAKRNATKPAVILTVKDGKFKYVETVAP
- a CDS encoding response regulator transcription factor; amino-acid sequence: MSALKILIADDHDVVRRGLKSLLEDVPGWEVCAEANNGRMALERVKQHKPNVAIMDVTMPDLNGLEATRQIRKQHPDTEVLVLTMHESEQIAHEVLKAGARGYILKSDAGRDLVKAVEAVSRKQAFFTTRVSQMVSESNLREGLGAVEASDIGSRLTPREREIVQLLAEGKSNKEVASALNISVKTVETHRTNIMRKLRFHSVGELVRYAVRNNIVAP